In Natronococcus occultus SP4, the following proteins share a genomic window:
- a CDS encoding pyridoxal phosphate-dependent aminotransferase has translation MTMEFTDRLTRVEPSATLAISALATELENDGADVVDLSVGEPDFPTPENVVEAGKDAMDAGHTGYTTSAGILELREAISEKLADDGLEHGTDEIIVTPGAKQALYEIVQALVAEGDEVVLLDPAWVSYEAMVKMAGGSLSRVDLSETDFQLEPALEDLEAAVSDETELLIVNSPSNPTGAVYSDEALEGVRDLAVEHDITVISDEIYKEITYGVEPTSLGTLEGMEDRTVTVNGFSKAYSMTGWRLGYFAGPEELIDQAGKLHSHSVSSAVNFVQHAGVEALENTDEAVAEMVAAFAERRDLVVDLLEGHGVDVAVPEGAFYMMLPVDEDDQEWCEGALEDAHVATVPGSAFGTPGYARISYAASEERLQEGIERLVDEGYL, from the coding sequence ATGACGATGGAATTCACCGACCGCCTGACCCGAGTCGAACCGTCCGCAACGCTTGCCATCTCCGCGCTCGCGACCGAACTCGAGAACGACGGCGCCGACGTCGTCGACCTCTCGGTCGGCGAGCCCGACTTCCCCACGCCCGAGAACGTCGTCGAGGCCGGCAAGGACGCGATGGACGCCGGCCACACCGGCTACACAACCTCGGCGGGGATCCTCGAACTGCGCGAAGCGATCTCCGAGAAGCTCGCCGATGACGGTCTCGAGCACGGTACCGACGAGATCATCGTCACGCCCGGAGCGAAGCAGGCACTCTACGAGATCGTCCAGGCCCTGGTCGCCGAAGGCGACGAAGTAGTGCTCCTGGATCCCGCGTGGGTCTCCTACGAGGCGATGGTCAAGATGGCCGGCGGCTCGCTGTCGCGAGTCGACCTCTCCGAAACCGACTTCCAGCTCGAGCCCGCCCTCGAGGACCTCGAGGCCGCGGTGTCGGACGAGACCGAGCTGCTGATCGTCAACTCGCCGTCGAACCCCACGGGCGCCGTCTACTCCGACGAAGCGCTCGAGGGCGTGCGCGACCTCGCCGTCGAGCACGATATCACCGTCATCAGCGACGAGATCTACAAGGAGATCACCTACGGCGTCGAACCAACGAGTCTGGGGACCCTGGAGGGGATGGAAGACCGCACCGTCACGGTCAACGGCTTCTCGAAAGCGTACTCGATGACCGGCTGGCGACTGGGTTATTTCGCCGGCCCCGAGGAGCTGATCGACCAGGCCGGCAAGCTCCACAGCCACTCGGTGTCCTCGGCGGTGAACTTCGTCCAGCACGCCGGCGTCGAAGCCCTCGAGAACACCGACGAGGCCGTCGCCGAGATGGTCGCCGCCTTCGCCGAGCGTCGGGACCTGGTCGTCGACCTGCTCGAGGGCCACGGTGTCGACGTCGCGGTCCCCGAGGGGGCGTTCTACATGATGCTGCCCGTCGACGAGGACGATCAGGAGTGGTGTGAGGGCGCGCTCGAGGACGCCCACGTCGCCACGGTTCCCGGCAGCGCGTTCGGCACGCCGGGCTACGCCCGGATCTCCTACGCCGCGAGCGAGGAGCGACTGCAGGAGGGTATCGAGCGACTGGTCGACGAAGGATACCTCTAG
- the ribH gene encoding 6,7-dimethyl-8-ribityllumazine synthase encodes MTTLGLVVAEFNREITEQMETVARETADDAGAEVYETVRVPGVYDAPLAADRLARREDVDAVAVIGTVITGDTDHDQVITDAAAQRLSDVSLERDTPVTLGVTGPGMSAAEARERVDNAAKAVDGALDLVAELPEATQQ; translated from the coding sequence ATGACCACGCTCGGACTGGTGGTCGCGGAGTTCAACCGAGAGATCACCGAGCAGATGGAGACCGTTGCCCGCGAGACCGCCGACGACGCCGGCGCCGAGGTGTACGAGACGGTTCGCGTTCCGGGAGTCTACGACGCCCCGCTCGCGGCCGACCGACTCGCTCGCCGCGAGGACGTCGACGCCGTCGCCGTGATCGGCACGGTCATCACCGGCGACACCGACCACGACCAGGTGATCACCGACGCGGCCGCACAGCGACTCTCCGACGTCAGTCTCGAGCGTGACACTCCCGTAACGCTCGGCGTCACCGGCCCCGGCATGTCCGCCGCGGAGGCCCGCGAACGGGTCGACAACGCGGCGAAAGCAGTCGACGGCGCGCTGGATCTCGTCGCCGAGCTGCCGGAAGCTACCCAACAATGA
- a CDS encoding 5-(carboxyamino)imidazole ribonucleotide synthase encodes MTTLRTPGPTLGVVGGGQLGRMLAEAAAPLGVEVVVLDPTPDCPAAPVARDQIVAEFDDEAGIRELAARADVLTFEIELADQDVLERVSEDSGTPVHPDPATLETIHDKLVQKRTLEDAGVPVPPFRAVDGPDDVREAIDDYGAPVMLKARTGGYDGRGNVPVESKADAAEALESVAGPAMVESFVDFKREISVIAVKGDDETAAFPIGENVHEDEILRETIVPAGSEEAVEQRAREVAEDVLGVMEGRGVYGIELFEAPNGDVLLNEIAPRPHNSGHWTIEGAQSSQFEQHVRAVLGWPLAATDLRSPTVSVNLLGDVDKSRDAELRNVDRVLETPAANLHWYGKRQVRPLRKMGHVTLAGREGETTEELLETARELERAVTFTSE; translated from the coding sequence ATGACGACGCTACGGACGCCGGGGCCGACCCTCGGCGTGGTCGGTGGCGGACAGCTCGGACGAATGCTCGCCGAGGCGGCCGCGCCGCTTGGCGTCGAGGTCGTCGTGCTCGATCCGACGCCGGACTGTCCGGCCGCGCCCGTCGCGCGTGACCAGATCGTCGCCGAGTTCGACGACGAAGCCGGCATTCGGGAGCTCGCCGCGCGGGCCGACGTCCTCACCTTCGAGATCGAACTGGCCGACCAGGACGTCCTCGAGCGGGTCAGCGAGGACTCGGGGACGCCCGTCCACCCCGATCCCGCGACCCTCGAGACGATCCACGACAAGCTCGTCCAGAAGCGAACCCTCGAGGACGCGGGCGTTCCCGTCCCGCCGTTTCGGGCGGTCGATGGTCCTGACGACGTCCGCGAGGCGATCGACGACTACGGCGCGCCCGTCATGCTGAAGGCCCGGACTGGCGGGTACGACGGTCGCGGAAACGTCCCCGTCGAGTCGAAAGCCGACGCGGCCGAGGCCCTCGAGTCGGTCGCCGGCCCCGCGATGGTCGAATCGTTCGTCGACTTCAAACGGGAGATCTCGGTGATCGCGGTCAAGGGCGACGACGAGACCGCTGCGTTCCCGATCGGGGAGAACGTCCACGAGGACGAGATCCTGCGGGAGACGATCGTTCCTGCGGGCTCCGAGGAGGCCGTCGAGCAACGAGCCCGCGAGGTCGCCGAGGACGTCCTCGGGGTGATGGAGGGACGGGGCGTGTACGGGATCGAACTCTTTGAAGCACCCAACGGCGACGTCCTGCTCAACGAGATCGCCCCCCGCCCGCACAACTCCGGCCACTGGACCATCGAGGGCGCACAGAGCTCGCAGTTCGAACAGCACGTCCGTGCGGTGCTTGGCTGGCCGCTGGCCGCGACCGACCTGCGCTCGCCGACGGTGTCGGTGAACCTGCTCGGCGACGTCGATAAGTCGCGAGACGCCGAGCTCCGGAACGTTGACCGCGTCCTCGAGACGCCCGCGGCGAACCTCCACTGGTACGGAAAGCGACAGGTTCGGCCGCTGCGGAAGATGGGCCACGTCACGCTCGCCGGACGCGAGGGCGAGACGACCGAGGAGTTGCTCGAGACCGCCCGGGAACTCGAGCGTGCCGTCACGTTCACGTCGGAGTAA
- a CDS encoding AIR carboxylase family protein — MSDTVEELIDRLHREADQDRPDAETPDVGIVMGSDSDLEVMSTGGRRRGAYDALVDELGFEEQTDYETPPEARFTFETYVTSAHRTPELMTAYAETAEDRGLEVLIAGAGGKSADLPNMTASIAYPLPVIGVPVQEKSVDSVIGMPTGAPLVAVDAGKSFNAALSAAQILARRHEPVRERLLEYHERLRDEVGAVSRRLHDEGTAAFSEE; from the coding sequence ATGAGCGACACCGTCGAGGAGCTGATCGACCGCCTGCACCGCGAAGCCGACCAGGATCGCCCGGACGCCGAGACGCCCGACGTCGGGATCGTCATGGGCAGCGACTCCGACCTCGAGGTGATGTCGACTGGTGGCCGTCGCCGCGGCGCTTACGACGCCCTCGTCGACGAACTCGGTTTCGAGGAACAGACCGACTACGAGACTCCGCCCGAGGCCCGGTTTACCTTCGAGACGTACGTCACCTCCGCCCACCGCACGCCGGAGCTGATGACCGCCTACGCCGAGACGGCCGAGGACCGCGGGCTCGAGGTGCTGATCGCGGGCGCGGGCGGCAAGTCCGCCGACCTGCCGAATATGACCGCCTCGATCGCCTACCCGCTGCCGGTGATCGGCGTTCCGGTCCAGGAGAAGTCCGTCGACAGCGTCATCGGGATGCCGACTGGCGCGCCGCTGGTCGCGGTCGACGCCGGCAAGTCGTTCAACGCCGCACTCTCGGCCGCCCAGATCCTCGCCCGTCGACACGAGCCCGTTCGAGAGCGACTCCTCGAGTATCACGAGCGCTTGCGAGACGAAGTCGGCGCGGTCTCACGCCGGCTTCACGACGAGGGAACCGCGGCGTTCTCGGAAGAGTGA
- a CDS encoding NADH-quinone oxidoreductase subunit A, translating into MNDWIAIGALALVGLLIPLGMMAVSYLLRPSVPETSKRATYESGEVPTGGTRIRFNIQYYMVALLFLVFDIETVLLFPWAVVYQDALAAEEYGLVHALGPMVAFVVILLIGFAWAWRTGAVQWARTQEQVEAGADRS; encoded by the coding sequence ATGAATGACTGGATCGCTATCGGCGCGCTCGCGCTCGTGGGACTGCTGATACCGCTCGGGATGATGGCGGTATCGTACCTCCTGCGGCCGAGCGTCCCCGAAACGAGCAAACGTGCCACCTACGAGAGTGGCGAGGTGCCGACCGGCGGGACGCGCATCCGATTCAATATCCAGTACTACATGGTTGCGCTTCTGTTTCTCGTCTTCGACATCGAAACCGTCCTGCTGTTTCCGTGGGCGGTCGTCTACCAGGATGCGCTCGCAGCCGAGGAGTACGGACTCGTCCACGCCCTCGGTCCGATGGTCGCGTTCGTCGTCATCCTGCTGATCGGCTTCGCCTGGGCGTGGCGAACCGGTGCCGTCCAGTGGGCGAGGACGCAGGAACAAGTCGAAGCTGGAGCTGATCGATCATGA
- a CDS encoding NADH-quinone oxidoreductase subunit B yields MSSDKPRQDIYESTAPSTDTREARMGAGPDDRFNSKLREAFGSTPFILTKFDQFMNWVRGNSMFMLQFGIACCSIEMMHTYAIKHDLDRFGAGVPRASPRQADVMIVPGTIVSKFGPRMKRVYDQMPEPKFVVGMGSCTISGGPFQEGYNVVKGAEEIIPVDIHVPGCPPRPEALIYGVAKLQERIRNGETSPVVVKPYELEQFGDLPKDELVQKLADDIDEDDLVMRYNWADSP; encoded by the coding sequence ATGAGCAGCGACAAACCACGGCAAGACATCTACGAGAGTACCGCTCCGTCGACCGACACTCGCGAGGCACGGATGGGGGCCGGTCCCGACGACCGATTCAACTCGAAGCTTCGGGAGGCGTTCGGATCGACCCCGTTCATCCTCACGAAGTTCGACCAGTTCATGAACTGGGTTCGGGGGAACTCGATGTTCATGCTACAGTTCGGGATCGCCTGCTGTAGCATCGAGATGATGCACACGTACGCGATCAAACACGACCTCGACCGGTTCGGCGCGGGCGTTCCCCGAGCCTCGCCGCGCCAGGCCGACGTGATGATCGTCCCGGGAACGATCGTCTCGAAGTTCGGGCCCCGGATGAAGCGGGTCTACGACCAGATGCCCGAACCCAAGTTCGTCGTCGGGATGGGGTCGTGTACGATCTCCGGGGGGCCGTTCCAGGAGGGATACAACGTGGTCAAGGGAGCCGAGGAGATCATTCCCGTCGACATCCACGTTCCCGGCTGCCCGCCCCGACCGGAGGCGCTGATCTACGGCGTCGCCAAACTGCAAGAACGGATCCGCAACGGCGAGACCTCGCCCGTCGTGGTCAAACCGTACGAACTCGAACAGTTCGGCGACCTGCCGAAGGACGAACTCGTACAGAAACTCGCGGACGACATCGACGAGGACGATCTCGTCATGCGGTACAACTGGGCTGATTCACCATGA
- a CDS encoding NADH-quinone oxidoreductase subunit D: MSTGVEREARELTEDELEALIGDRALRRDDHLNAPGFVIRPDDVQDVLFDLRDQAGFDHLSCLTAQQYEDRYESIYHLRKYADPTQEVSVIVPTSVDDPVSQSAEPVYRTADWHEREAFDLVGIDYEGHPDPRRILLPETWQGHPLSKDYDQEQPQVVTLTEHANPIQPDHHDEESDTMFLNIGPHHPATHGVLHVKTVLDGETVVDIDPDIGYLHRCEEQMCQQGTYRHQIMPYPDRWDYVSAGLLNEWAYARTAEDLADIEVPEYAQIIRTMGAELCRIASHFLALGTFALDVYGDFTAVFQYAFRDREVVQDILEDLTGQRLMFNYFRLGGVAWDLPEPREEFFEKTRDFLDGLPAKTNEYHNLLTGNEIFQIRCNDTGVLEPEVAKSYGCTGPVARASGVDYDLRRDDPYGYYENLEWDVITRQGCDNYARVLCRMEEVEESAKIIEQCLDLLEDWPEDDREIQANVPRTLKPDPDTEIYRAVEAAKGELGIYIRSDGTDKPGRFKIRSPCFHNLSALEEISEGEYIPDLIASLGSLDIVLGEVDR; this comes from the coding sequence ATGAGCACGGGCGTCGAACGAGAGGCACGGGAGCTCACAGAGGACGAACTCGAGGCGTTGATCGGTGATCGTGCGCTCAGACGCGACGATCACCTCAACGCGCCCGGCTTCGTCATCCGCCCGGACGATGTGCAGGACGTCCTGTTCGATCTCCGGGACCAGGCAGGGTTCGATCACCTCTCCTGTCTGACCGCACAGCAGTACGAGGACCGATACGAGTCGATCTACCACCTCCGGAAGTACGCCGACCCGACCCAGGAGGTGTCGGTCATCGTTCCGACGAGCGTCGACGACCCGGTCAGCCAGAGCGCCGAGCCGGTCTACCGGACCGCCGACTGGCACGAGCGGGAGGCGTTCGACCTCGTGGGGATCGACTACGAGGGACATCCGGACCCGCGCCGGATCCTCCTGCCCGAAACCTGGCAGGGCCACCCCCTCTCGAAGGACTACGATCAGGAACAGCCCCAGGTCGTCACCCTCACCGAGCACGCCAACCCGATCCAGCCCGACCACCACGACGAGGAGTCGGACACGATGTTTCTCAACATCGGTCCCCACCATCCGGCGACCCACGGCGTGCTCCACGTCAAGACGGTGCTCGACGGCGAGACCGTCGTCGACATCGATCCCGACATCGGCTACCTCCACCGCTGCGAGGAGCAGATGTGCCAGCAGGGGACCTACCGCCACCAGATCATGCCCTACCCCGACCGGTGGGACTACGTCTCGGCCGGCCTGTTGAACGAGTGGGCCTACGCCCGCACGGCGGAGGATCTGGCCGACATCGAGGTCCCCGAGTACGCCCAGATCATCCGAACGATGGGCGCCGAACTCTGCCGGATCGCCTCGCATTTCCTGGCGCTCGGGACCTTCGCGCTGGACGTCTACGGCGACTTTACCGCCGTCTTCCAGTACGCGTTCCGCGACCGGGAAGTCGTCCAGGACATCCTCGAGGACCTCACCGGCCAGCGGCTGATGTTCAACTACTTCCGGCTCGGGGGGGTCGCCTGGGACCTGCCCGAGCCCCGCGAGGAGTTCTTCGAGAAGACGCGGGACTTCCTCGACGGCCTCCCCGCGAAGACAAACGAGTACCACAATCTCCTCACCGGCAACGAGATCTTCCAGATCCGGTGTAACGACACGGGCGTCCTCGAACCCGAAGTCGCCAAGTCCTACGGCTGTACGGGCCCCGTCGCTCGCGCCTCGGGAGTCGACTACGACCTCCGGCGTGACGACCCCTACGGCTACTACGAGAACCTCGAGTGGGACGTCATCACCCGCCAGGGCTGTGACAACTACGCCCGCGTTCTCTGCCGGATGGAGGAGGTCGAGGAGTCGGCAAAGATCATCGAGCAGTGTCTCGACTTACTCGAGGACTGGCCCGAGGACGACCGTGAGATTCAGGCCAACGTTCCCCGGACGCTCAAACCCGATCCCGACACGGAGATTTACCGGGCCGTCGAGGCCGCGAAGGGCGAGCTGGGCATCTACATCCGGTCGGACGGTACCGACAAGCCGGGCCGGTTCAAGATCCGCAGCCCGTGTTTCCACAACCTCTCGGCACTTGAGGAGATCAGCGAAGGGGAGTACATCCCCGACCTGATCGCCTCGCTCGGAAGCCTCGATATCGTGCTCGGTGAGGTGGATCGATGA
- a CDS encoding complex I subunit 1/NuoH family protein — MIEGPFLQTGDTVLLPERLGDLLGLDQFGLAGELLAAFLAAFIIGNLMLAMTGVAGPWAKRKITAAFTDRIAVNRLGPAGLFIIVADAVRLLSKENIIPENADRPAYDLAPIVVASSALLGFAVIPMGSGIHLADPEVGLVFVFAVAGIASLGLVMAGYSSANKYSMLGGLRAVAQNVAYEIPLVVTGMSVVIFTGSLQMSEIVAVQNQPLVDLGVVAIPQWFAIVNPFAFVLFLAANFAEVGRNPFDTPEAPTEIVAGYQTEYSSVYFVLMYLGEFLHIFLGGAIIATIFLGGPAGPGPEAIGIVWFIIKIWGVFLLTQWMRSAVPRVRIDQLIEIGWKGLLVLSFANLILTAVIVGIIQ; from the coding sequence ATGATCGAGGGGCCGTTCCTCCAGACCGGTGATACCGTGTTGCTCCCCGAGCGGCTCGGCGACCTGCTCGGCCTGGATCAGTTCGGGCTCGCCGGTGAGCTACTCGCGGCGTTTCTCGCCGCCTTCATTATCGGCAATCTGATGCTGGCGATGACCGGCGTCGCCGGCCCGTGGGCGAAACGGAAGATCACCGCCGCGTTCACGGACCGGATCGCCGTCAACCGGCTCGGGCCCGCCGGCCTGTTTATCATCGTTGCCGACGCGGTGCGACTGCTCTCGAAGGAAAACATCATTCCCGAGAACGCCGACCGCCCGGCCTACGACCTCGCGCCGATCGTGGTCGCGTCCTCGGCGCTTTTGGGCTTCGCGGTGATCCCGATGGGAAGCGGGATCCACCTCGCCGACCCCGAGGTCGGTCTGGTGTTCGTCTTTGCGGTCGCCGGCATCGCGAGTCTCGGTCTGGTGATGGCCGGCTACTCGTCGGCGAACAAGTACTCGATGCTCGGCGGATTGCGTGCGGTCGCACAGAACGTCGCCTACGAGATCCCGCTCGTCGTCACCGGGATGTCGGTCGTGATCTTCACCGGCTCCCTGCAGATGAGCGAGATCGTCGCCGTCCAGAACCAGCCGCTGGTCGATCTCGGTGTGGTCGCGATCCCGCAGTGGTTCGCGATCGTCAACCCGTTCGCGTTCGTGTTGTTCCTGGCGGCGAACTTCGCGGAAGTCGGTCGCAACCCCTTCGACACGCCGGAGGCCCCGACCGAGATCGTCGCGGGATATCAGACCGAGTACTCCTCGGTCTACTTCGTGTTGATGTATCTCGGCGAGTTCCTGCATATCTTCCTGGGCGGGGCGATCATCGCGACGATCTTCCTCGGCGGCCCCGCCGGACCCGGCCCCGAGGCGATCGGGATCGTCTGGTTCATCATCAAGATCTGGGGCGTCTTCCTGCTGACCCAGTGGATGCGGTCGGCGGTGCCCCGGGTTCGGATCGATCAGCTGATCGAAATCGGCTGGAAGGGACTGCTCGTCCTTTCGTTTGCCAATCTCATACTGACCGCGGTAATCGTGGGGATCATCCAATGA
- a CDS encoding NuoI/complex I 23 kDa subunit family protein, whose translation MIGLLKSMATTMKHALDGSTFTVEYPETAPDVSPRFRGVHKFSQERCIWCRQCENVCPNDTIQIVMDDQRNGEQYNLHIGQCIYCRLCEEVCPVDAILLTQNFEFTGDTKHDLVYNKEQLKAVPWYKDIDPLESREPDRGAWIGEGDGEVDYQ comes from the coding sequence ATGATCGGACTACTCAAATCGATGGCAACGACGATGAAACACGCGTTAGACGGCTCGACGTTCACCGTCGAGTACCCCGAAACCGCGCCGGACGTCTCGCCGCGCTTTCGGGGAGTCCACAAGTTCAGCCAGGAGCGGTGTATCTGGTGTCGCCAGTGCGAGAACGTCTGTCCGAACGATACGATCCAGATCGTGATGGACGACCAGCGCAACGGCGAACAGTACAACCTCCACATCGGACAGTGTATCTACTGTCGACTCTGCGAGGAGGTCTGTCCAGTCGACGCCATCCTGCTCACCCAGAACTTCGAGTTCACGGGCGATACCAAACACGATCTGGTGTACAACAAAGAGCAGCTGAAAGCGGTACCGTGGTACAAGGATATCGATCCGCTCGAGTCACGCGAACCCGACCGGGGTGCGTGGATCGGCGAGGGTGACGGAGAGGTCGATTACCAGTAA
- a CDS encoding NADH-quinone oxidoreductase subunit J yields MTYELIAFALFAFVTLTSALGVVLLADPWHSALMLGVTLVSVAVYYVMLAAEFVAMMQVLVYVGGVLILITFAVMLTQREEPDAETESDEVVQT; encoded by the coding sequence ATGACATACGAGCTGATCGCGTTCGCGCTGTTCGCGTTCGTCACGCTCACCAGCGCGCTCGGCGTCGTGTTGCTTGCCGATCCGTGGCACTCGGCACTGATGCTCGGCGTGACGCTGGTCAGCGTCGCGGTGTACTACGTGATGCTGGCGGCGGAGTTCGTCGCCATGATGCAGGTCCTCGTCTACGTCGGCGGAGTCCTCATCCTCATCACGTTCGCCGTGATGCTCACCCAGCGCGAGGAGCCGGACGCGGAAACCGAGTCCGACGAGGTGGTACAGACATGA
- the nuoK gene encoding NADH-quinone oxidoreductase subunit NuoK, with the protein MDVPIEYFVLLSMALFSIGLFGILTRRNALMFLMSVEIMVNAANINLIAFALYHGNLTGQVFALFAMALAAAEVAIGLGIILVLYRNFRDVDVTVPTTMRW; encoded by the coding sequence ATGGACGTCCCTATCGAGTACTTCGTCCTGCTGTCGATGGCGCTGTTTTCCATCGGCCTCTTTGGCATTCTGACGCGTCGCAACGCACTGATGTTCCTGATGTCCGTCGAGATTATGGTCAACGCGGCGAACATCAATCTGATCGCGTTCGCACTGTATCACGGTAACCTCACGGGACAGGTGTTCGCGCTGTTTGCGATGGCGCTTGCCGCCGCGGAGGTCGCGATCGGGCTCGGGATCATCCTGGTGTTGTACCGTAACTTCCGTGACGTCGACGTCACGGTTCCGACGACGATGAGGTGGTAA
- the nuoL gene encoding NADH-quinone oxidoreductase subunit L, which translates to MEGLFDYAPAIALFPLAAFVIALAFGPKLPKKGAIPGIVATGGSLALSLAMLAAVAGGEEGYYHETLFTWAAGDAAGEIGTDAIEFTFGILIDPLAALMLVIVSLIAFLVHVFSLEYMNAEGETGLPRYYAGLGLFTFSMLAFVYADNLLMAFMFFELVGLCSFLLIGFWFRTRSAPSAAKKAFLVTRFGDYFFLIGVVAIAATFGTLQFAGDDSFVAAAETAIDDGGQLFGFDAETWVTITGLLVLGGVIGKSAQFPLHTWLPDAMEGPTTVSALIHAATMVAAGVYLVARMFGYYALSPTALAIIAFVGGFTALFAATMGVVKDDIKQVLAYSTISQYGYMMLGLGVGGYVAGVFHLMNHAFFKALLFLGAGAVIILMHHEQDMWKMGGLKNKAPVTYYTFLAGALALAGIIPFSGFWSKDEILYDALIVGVEQPLIMAAYAMGLLAVFFTGFYTFRMVFLTFHGEPRSDVAEDPHSVGWAVKFPLASLGVLALVAGVANLAPVAKLTGAEIEFLNEWLSGGVEGTTYAAYTDALAAVYDTGYIGTESTTVLVAAGLSLLLAFSGAGLAWKLYNVPEPVAHKERLGNVRETIESNYYQDEYQVWLAEGLTLPLSRAADRFDQTVIDGTVDGVSSVSLFGSDRVKRIQTGIVTNYAALIVAGFIALLVVLGVLGGWFL; encoded by the coding sequence ATGGAAGGGTTATTCGACTACGCACCGGCGATCGCGCTGTTCCCGCTTGCGGCGTTCGTTATCGCTCTCGCCTTCGGGCCGAAGCTGCCCAAGAAGGGGGCGATCCCGGGCATCGTCGCGACGGGTGGCTCACTGGCCCTCTCGCTTGCGATGCTCGCGGCCGTCGCGGGCGGCGAAGAAGGATACTACCACGAGACGCTGTTCACCTGGGCGGCCGGCGACGCCGCCGGCGAGATCGGCACCGACGCCATCGAGTTCACGTTCGGCATCCTGATCGATCCGCTGGCCGCGCTGATGCTCGTGATCGTCTCGCTGATCGCGTTTCTCGTTCACGTCTTCAGCCTTGAGTACATGAACGCCGAGGGCGAGACCGGACTCCCGCGGTACTACGCCGGGCTCGGCCTCTTTACGTTCAGCATGCTCGCGTTCGTCTACGCGGACAACCTGCTGATGGCGTTTATGTTCTTCGAGCTGGTGGGGCTGTGCTCGTTCCTGCTGATCGGGTTCTGGTTCCGCACCCGCTCGGCGCCCTCGGCCGCGAAGAAGGCGTTCCTGGTCACCCGCTTCGGTGACTACTTCTTCCTGATCGGGGTCGTCGCCATCGCCGCAACCTTCGGCACGCTCCAGTTCGCCGGTGACGATTCGTTCGTCGCCGCGGCCGAGACGGCAATCGACGACGGCGGCCAACTGTTCGGTTTCGACGCCGAGACTTGGGTGACGATCACCGGACTGCTCGTCCTCGGCGGGGTCATCGGGAAATCCGCCCAGTTCCCGCTTCACACCTGGCTGCCCGACGCGATGGAGGGTCCCACCACCGTCTCCGCGCTGATTCACGCGGCGACGATGGTCGCGGCCGGGGTCTACCTGGTCGCCCGGATGTTCGGCTACTACGCCCTCTCGCCGACGGCGCTTGCGATCATCGCCTTCGTCGGCGGTTTCACCGCGCTGTTTGCGGCGACGATGGGCGTCGTCAAAGACGACATCAAGCAGGTGCTGGCGTACTCGACGATCAGCCAGTACGGCTACATGATGCTCGGGCTCGGCGTCGGCGGCTACGTCGCCGGGGTCTTCCACCTGATGAACCACGCCTTCTTCAAGGCCCTGCTGTTCCTGGGGGCCGGCGCCGTCATCATCCTCATGCACCACGAACAGGACATGTGGAAGATGGGCGGCCTGAAGAACAAGGCGCCCGTCACCTACTACACGTTCCTCGCGGGCGCGCTCGCGCTCGCCGGGATCATTCCGTTCTCGGGCTTCTGGTCGAAAGACGAGATCCTCTACGACGCCCTGATCGTCGGCGTCGAACAGCCCCTGATCATGGCAGCCTACGCGATGGGACTGCTCGCCGTCTTCTTCACCGGCTTCTACACCTTCCGGATGGTGTTCCTGACGTTCCACGGCGAACCCCGCTCGGACGTCGCCGAGGACCCACACTCCGTCGGCTGGGCGGTGAAGTTCCCGCTCGCGTCGCTTGGTGTCCTCGCGCTGGTGGCCGGCGTCGCCAATCTCGCGCCGGTCGCGAAGCTCACCGGTGCGGAGATCGAGTTCCTCAACGAGTGGCTCAGCGGCGGCGTCGAGGGAACGACGTACGCTGCCTACACCGACGCGCTCGCGGCGGTCTACGACACCGGCTACATCGGCACCGAGTCGACGACGGTGCTGGTCGCGGCGGGACTGTCACTGCTGCTTGCCTTCTCGGGTGCCGGACTAGCCTGGAAGCTGTACAACGTCCCCGAACCGGTCGCCCACAAGGAGCGACTCGGGAACGTCCGCGAGACGATCGAGTCCAACTACTACCAGGACGAGTACCAGGTCTGGCTCGCCGAGGGGCTGACCCTGCCGCTGTCCCGTGCCGCGGATCGATTCGACCAGACCGTCATCGACGGGACCGTCGATGGCGTCTCGTCGGTGAGTCTGTTCGGTAGCGACCGCGTCAAGCGGATCCAGACAGGCATCGTGACCAACTACGCGGCGTTGATCGTCGCCGGGTTCATCGCCTTGCTTGTCGTCCTCGGCGTCCTCGGAGGGTGGTTCCTATGA